One Brevibacillus choshinensis genomic window carries:
- a CDS encoding flavin reductase family protein — translation MSSHVTIQPKILYYGAPVVLLTTENPDGTTNISPISSSWALGEYIILGLGTGSQGLENLRERPGCVINLPDAGMWRQVEALASLTGKDPVPPNKQAIGFRYEKDKFAAGALTRLASETVRPERIAECPLQLEAEVRQIRTPEYAEGFAIVETHVRRVHAEEHMVVRERYVNPQAWNPLIYNFRHYFGLSEELGKTYRSET, via the coding sequence ATGAGCTCACACGTTACCATTCAGCCCAAAATCCTGTATTACGGAGCGCCTGTTGTCCTGCTGACAACAGAGAATCCAGACGGCACCACGAACATTAGCCCGATCTCCTCCTCCTGGGCGCTAGGTGAATATATCATTCTCGGGTTGGGGACAGGCTCTCAGGGACTGGAGAATCTCAGAGAACGCCCTGGATGCGTCATCAATCTCCCCGATGCAGGCATGTGGCGCCAGGTGGAGGCACTGGCATCCTTGACGGGAAAGGATCCCGTACCACCCAATAAACAGGCGATCGGCTTTCGCTATGAAAAAGATAAGTTCGCAGCAGGAGCGTTGACCCGCTTGGCATCGGAAACGGTGAGACCAGAGCGCATTGCAGAATGTCCTCTCCAGCTGGAGGCAGAAGTCCGCCAGATTCGGACTCCGGAGTACGCAGAGGGATTTGCCATTGTCGAGACACATGTGCGACGGGTGCATGCCGAAGAGCATATGGTCGTCAGGGAACGGTATGTAAATCCCCAGGCCTGGAATCCGCTCATTTACAACTTTCGTCATTACTTTGGCTTGAGTGAAGAATTGGGTAAAACTTATCGGTCTGAGACATAA
- a CDS encoding ZIP family metal transporter, with amino-acid sequence MEQLLMGSFLSAMATGAGALPILFFKTVTHRWRDILLAFTAGIMVAAATFSLIPQAMANAPFYVICMGVLTGTLALTVLESFIPHIDLEHKRVNISMDSQAILILAAITLHNIPEGLSVGVSYSSEQPGLGGLIAFAIGLQNAPEGFLVALFLINQQVSRFKAFLLATMTGAVEIVSAIIGYYLTAFVEGLVPYGLSFAAGAMLFIVYKELIPESHGDGHARSATFSFIVGLLVMIGMVQQFG; translated from the coding sequence ATGGAGCAACTATTGATGGGTAGTTTTCTCTCGGCGATGGCCACAGGAGCTGGCGCGCTGCCGATTTTATTTTTCAAGACCGTGACGCATCGCTGGCGTGACATTTTGCTCGCATTTACAGCCGGGATCATGGTGGCTGCAGCTACCTTCAGTCTGATTCCGCAAGCGATGGCGAACGCCCCTTTCTACGTCATCTGCATGGGCGTATTGACGGGGACGCTGGCGCTTACCGTGCTGGAGAGCTTCATCCCGCATATTGATCTGGAGCATAAGCGGGTCAATATTTCCATGGATTCACAAGCGATACTCATCCTGGCGGCCATTACTTTGCACAACATCCCGGAAGGCCTGTCTGTAGGGGTAAGCTATTCCAGCGAACAGCCGGGCCTGGGTGGTCTGATCGCCTTTGCCATCGGCCTGCAGAATGCGCCGGAGGGCTTTCTGGTGGCTCTGTTTCTGATCAATCAGCAAGTGAGCCGATTCAAGGCGTTTCTTTTGGCGACCATGACTGGAGCGGTCGAAATTGTGTCTGCCATCATCGGGTACTATTTAACGGCATTCGTAGAAGGGCTGGTCCCCTACGGACTCTCGTTTGCGGCAGGGGCCATGCTGTTCATCGTCTACAAGGAGCTGATCCCGGAGAGCCACGGTGACGGGCATGCGCGATCGGCCACGTTTTCGTTCATCGTCGGCTTGCTGGTGATGATCGGAATGGTGCAGCAGTTTGGATAA